From Streptomyces chrestomyceticus JCM 4735, one genomic window encodes:
- a CDS encoding MFS transporter yields the protein MCRAAGRALRRPFTATGRGIRRATHAHGAGESGLGKLIELHAVNSAGDMLITVALASTVFFSVPTDQARGRVALYLAVTMAPFALLAPVIGPLLDRVPHGRRAAMAGAMLARALLALTMSGAVAGGGLELYPAALGVLVSSKAYGVVRSAVVPRLLPPRISLVKANSRVTLAGLLATGAAAPLGGALHLIGPSWPLYGAFTVFVAGTFLSFSLPHKVDSAKGEGRARLASGEDGAGLGKAAGERPGKAPAGGRRPGLRTVGPSVLHGLHANCALRSLSGLLTFFLAFLLREHPLGGLGPQVSLGLVAVAAGTGNALGTAVGAWLRSRAPELIIAVVLGLALAVTVTAAVFYAVLAIVVVTAAAATAGLCQALGKLSLDAVIQRDVPESVRTSAFARSETALQLSWVVGGAVGIGLPLNGTVGLAVAAALVAAGVVLAVRGLLGAARHGAPHPRVA from the coding sequence GTGTGCCGTGCCGCCGGGCGGGCGCTGCGCCGTCCGTTCACGGCGACCGGGCGGGGCATACGGCGTGCCACCCACGCGCACGGCGCGGGCGAGTCGGGTCTCGGCAAGCTGATCGAGCTGCACGCGGTGAATTCGGCCGGTGACATGTTGATCACGGTGGCGCTGGCCTCGACGGTGTTCTTCTCGGTGCCGACGGACCAGGCACGCGGCCGGGTGGCGCTGTACCTGGCGGTGACGATGGCGCCGTTCGCGCTGCTCGCGCCCGTGATCGGGCCGCTGCTGGACCGGGTGCCGCACGGCCGCCGGGCGGCGATGGCCGGGGCGATGCTGGCCCGCGCGCTGCTGGCGCTGACCATGTCGGGCGCCGTGGCGGGCGGCGGCCTGGAGCTGTATCCGGCGGCACTGGGCGTATTGGTGTCTTCGAAGGCGTACGGGGTGGTGCGGAGCGCCGTCGTCCCGCGCCTGCTACCGCCCCGCATCTCCTTGGTGAAGGCCAATTCGCGGGTGACGCTCGCGGGACTGCTGGCCACGGGGGCCGCGGCACCGCTGGGCGGCGCGCTGCACCTGATCGGTCCGAGCTGGCCGCTGTACGGGGCGTTCACGGTGTTCGTGGCGGGCACGTTCCTGTCGTTCTCGCTGCCGCACAAGGTGGACTCGGCGAAGGGCGAGGGGCGGGCCCGGCTGGCGTCCGGCGAGGACGGTGCGGGGCTCGGGAAGGCGGCGGGCGAGCGGCCGGGGAAGGCGCCGGCGGGCGGGCGGCGGCCGGGGCTCCGTACGGTCGGGCCGTCCGTACTGCACGGCCTGCACGCGAACTGTGCGCTGCGGTCGCTGTCCGGCCTGCTGACGTTCTTCCTGGCGTTCCTGCTGCGCGAGCACCCGCTGGGCGGGCTGGGGCCGCAGGTCTCGCTGGGGCTGGTGGCGGTGGCGGCGGGGACGGGCAACGCGCTGGGGACGGCGGTCGGCGCCTGGCTGCGGTCCAGAGCGCCGGAACTGATCATCGCGGTGGTGCTGGGGCTGGCGCTGGCCGTCACGGTCACCGCGGCGGTCTTCTACGCGGTGCTGGCGATCGTGGTGGTGACGGCCGCCGCGGCGACGGCGGGCCTGTGCCAGGCGCTGGGGAAGCTGTCGCTGGACGCGGTGATCCAGCGGGACGTGCCGGAGTCGGTCCGAACCTCGGCGTTCGCCCGTTCCGAGACCGCGCTCCAGTTGTCCTGGGTGGTCGGCGGCGCCGTCGGGATCGGGCTGCCGCTGAACGGGACGGTCGGCCTGGCGGTGGCCGCGGCGCTCGTCGC
- a CDS encoding DUF3027 domain-containing protein, with amino-acid sequence MRSRTPDRLCAEAVDLARVAAEEAAAPGTVGEHVDAVADGDRVVTHLFECKEPGYRGWRWAVTVARASRAKHVTLDETVLLPGPDALLAPEWVPWSERLRPGDMGPGDLLPTEAEDLRLEPGAAPLGGAEDVGAGGAQVSPGVTELADAEDADVEPGSPAAQPATTRGSIAAVADELGMGRSRVLSRYGLHAAADRWEEEYGPKTAMAQAAPANCVSCGFLVPLAGSLRQAFGICANEFGPADGHVVSLGYGCGGHSEAAVMPRPPRPAPPVIDETVVDPFALRPDRTGGSVEESGPSEEFGHS; translated from the coding sequence ATGCGAAGCCGTACCCCTGACCGCCTGTGCGCCGAGGCGGTCGACCTTGCCCGCGTAGCGGCCGAGGAGGCCGCGGCGCCCGGCACGGTCGGCGAGCACGTCGACGCCGTTGCCGACGGAGACCGCGTCGTCACGCACCTGTTCGAATGCAAGGAGCCCGGCTACCGGGGCTGGCGCTGGGCCGTCACCGTCGCCCGCGCGTCCCGGGCCAAGCACGTCACCCTCGACGAGACCGTTCTGCTGCCCGGTCCCGACGCGCTGCTGGCCCCCGAATGGGTGCCCTGGAGCGAGCGGCTGCGGCCCGGTGACATGGGTCCCGGTGACCTCCTCCCCACCGAGGCCGAGGATCTCCGGCTGGAGCCCGGCGCTGCTCCCCTGGGGGGAGCGGAGGACGTGGGGGCGGGGGGCGCCCAGGTCTCGCCCGGCGTCACCGAGCTGGCGGACGCCGAGGACGCCGACGTCGAGCCCGGGTCGCCCGCGGCCCAGCCCGCGACGACCCGCGGCAGCATTGCGGCGGTCGCCGACGAGCTGGGTATGGGGCGTTCCCGGGTCCTCTCCCGCTACGGCCTGCACGCCGCGGCGGACCGCTGGGAGGAGGAGTACGGCCCCAAGACCGCCATGGCCCAGGCGGCCCCCGCCAACTGCGTCTCCTGCGGCTTCCTGGTGCCGCTGGCCGGGTCGCTCCGTCAGGCGTTCGGGATCTGCGCCAACGAGTTCGGTCCTGCGGATGGGCATGTCGTGTCGCTCGGGTACGGGTGCGGGGGGCATTCGGAGGCCGCCGTCATGCCGAGGCCTCCGCGGCCGGCGCCTCCCGTTATTGACGAGACCGTTGTTGATCCGTTCGCGTTGCGTCCTGACCGGACGGGTGGGTCTGTGGAGGAATCGGGGCCGTCCGAAGAGTTTGGTCATAGCTGA